The following proteins are co-located in the Mesorhizobium sp. M1E.F.Ca.ET.045.02.1.1 genome:
- a CDS encoding ABC transporter permease — protein MTNPMHILGLQEGGWGAALLVASSVTLALSVLGFILGAAFGAAAAAGRLSSRGVPAWLAHVYGTVFRGVPDLLTIYLLYYGGSIALTQIGKFFGSAGFVGLPTFATGVLAIGIISGAYQGEVYRGAYQAVDRGQFDACKALGLSRSQSLRLIIVPQLMRHALPGLGNVWQLVLKDSALISVIGLVELMRQAQIGAGSTREPFIFYIAAAALYFVIAAVTASVFRYGEARAWRGMVHA, from the coding sequence ATGACCAATCCTATGCATATTTTGGGTTTGCAAGAGGGCGGCTGGGGAGCCGCTCTGCTTGTCGCATCCTCTGTTACGCTTGCACTGTCCGTTCTCGGCTTTATCCTCGGCGCCGCCTTCGGCGCCGCGGCGGCGGCCGGTCGGCTCTCGTCCCGCGGCGTCCCCGCTTGGCTCGCCCATGTCTACGGCACAGTATTTCGCGGTGTGCCCGACTTGCTGACGATATACCTCCTCTACTACGGCGGCAGCATCGCCCTGACGCAGATTGGCAAGTTCTTTGGCAGCGCCGGCTTCGTCGGGCTGCCGACTTTTGCAACCGGTGTCCTGGCGATCGGCATCATATCGGGCGCCTATCAGGGAGAAGTCTATCGCGGCGCCTACCAGGCCGTGGATCGCGGCCAGTTCGACGCCTGCAAGGCGCTCGGCCTGTCCCGATCTCAATCGCTGCGCCTCATCATTGTGCCGCAACTGATGCGCCACGCCCTGCCGGGACTCGGCAATGTCTGGCAGCTGGTACTCAAGGACTCGGCACTGATCTCCGTCATCGGCCTCGTCGAACTGATGCGCCAAGCGCAGATCGGAGCAGGTTCGACGCGAGAACCTTTCATCTTCTATATTGCGGCCGCCGCGCTCTACTTCGTCATCGCCGCCGTGACCGCTTCCGTCTTCCGTTATGGCGAGGCGCGGGCCTGGAGAGGCATGGTCCACGCGTGA
- a CDS encoding ABC transporter permease: MIDFAFFLEIIPVLLAGLPLTLQLTAASMGIGFLMALLLALAQQGNRRIVVWPIRAFVAVFRGTPLLVQIFLIYYGLGQFRPSLQAIGIWWLFREPYWCAIIALSLNEAAYGSEILRGAIKAVPRGLTEAATASGMSKLLTLRLIVLPLALRQAIPNYSNEIILMVKGTSLASIITLMEVTGIAQGLISQTYRAVEVFVAAGAIYLTLNFTIISALNALEIRLTPYRARA, from the coding sequence GTGATCGACTTCGCCTTCTTTCTCGAGATCATTCCCGTCCTGCTTGCTGGCCTGCCGTTGACCCTGCAGCTCACCGCAGCCTCGATGGGCATCGGTTTCCTAATGGCGTTGCTGCTCGCGCTCGCCCAACAGGGAAATCGCCGGATCGTGGTATGGCCCATCCGTGCCTTCGTTGCAGTCTTTCGCGGAACACCCCTGCTGGTGCAGATCTTCCTCATCTATTATGGTCTCGGCCAGTTTCGGCCGTCGCTCCAGGCGATCGGAATCTGGTGGCTGTTCCGCGAGCCTTACTGGTGCGCCATCATCGCGCTCAGTCTCAATGAAGCTGCCTATGGAAGCGAGATCCTGCGCGGCGCAATAAAGGCTGTGCCGCGCGGACTGACCGAGGCCGCTACAGCCTCCGGCATGTCGAAGCTGCTCACGCTGCGCCTGATTGTGCTGCCTCTGGCCCTGCGCCAGGCGATCCCGAATTACAGCAACGAGATCATCCTCATGGTCAAGGGCACGTCGCTTGCATCGATCATCACGCTGATGGAGGTCACCGGGATCGCGCAGGGGCTTATTTCGCAGACCTATCGCGCCGTCGAGGTCTTCGTGGCTGCCGGCGCGATCTATCTCACCCTCAATTTCACAATCATCTCGGCACTGAACGCGCTGGAAATCCGGCTCACCCCCTATCGGGCGCGGGCCTGA
- the ggt gene encoding gamma-glutamyltransferase: MRDFEKPTRSVAVSRHAMAATSHPSATLTALQIMQAGGNAMDAAIAACAVQCVVEPGSTGIGGDCFALYAPNGSDKVIAYNGSGRTPAALTADWFNERGLTEVPRQSPAAVTVPGAIDAWIRLHADHGSLPFADVLAPAIRFAEEGYAITPRVHRDWSLEQKLLAADATAARIFLPGGRAPRIGEVHRQQELAHTLKRIAAEGRGAFYEGSVAEDIVSYLNALGGLHTLEDFANARGEYVTPVTTDFRGYTVHECPPNGQGIIALLILNILNRFHAKRDPQSPDRLHVEIEATRLAYAARDAWIADPDKADVPVDHLLSDELADRLAAMIDLSNALTDLPPFEMPLHRDTVYISVVDRNRNSVSFINSIFDSFGAGLVSPRSGVILHNRGQSFSLKPGHPNRIGPSKRPLHTIIPGMVTRNGRVEMPFGVMGGYYQALGHAHLISKVLDYGMDLQEAINLPRLMPTSDGTRVEAEHTIDGAAKAELERRGFTFSPADEPIGGAQAIRIDWENGTLTGASEPRKDGIALGI, from the coding sequence ATGCGCGATTTCGAGAAGCCGACCCGGTCCGTTGCCGTGTCGCGACATGCGATGGCGGCGACCTCGCATCCTTCCGCCACCCTCACTGCACTGCAGATCATGCAAGCGGGTGGTAACGCCATGGATGCCGCCATTGCCGCCTGCGCAGTCCAATGCGTCGTGGAACCGGGCTCGACCGGCATCGGCGGCGACTGTTTCGCGCTCTATGCGCCCAACGGCTCCGACAAGGTCATCGCCTATAACGGGTCCGGCCGCACGCCGGCGGCCCTCACTGCCGACTGGTTCAATGAGCGGGGACTGACGGAGGTGCCACGCCAGTCGCCAGCGGCGGTAACGGTCCCTGGGGCGATCGACGCGTGGATACGCCTGCACGCCGATCACGGCTCGCTCCCCTTTGCCGACGTGCTTGCGCCCGCCATCCGGTTTGCCGAGGAGGGTTATGCCATCACTCCCCGCGTTCATCGCGACTGGTCCCTTGAACAAAAACTGCTCGCGGCCGACGCCACGGCCGCGCGAATTTTTCTTCCCGGCGGACGGGCGCCGAGGATCGGAGAGGTTCACCGGCAGCAAGAGCTGGCACATACGTTAAAACGCATTGCTGCAGAGGGGCGCGGCGCATTCTACGAGGGGTCGGTCGCCGAGGACATAGTGTCCTATCTGAACGCGCTCGGCGGGCTCCACACGCTGGAAGACTTCGCGAATGCGCGGGGCGAGTATGTGACCCCAGTGACCACCGATTTTCGCGGTTACACGGTCCATGAATGTCCCCCGAACGGCCAGGGCATCATCGCTCTCCTGATCCTCAACATCCTGAACCGTTTCCACGCCAAGCGGGACCCGCAGTCGCCCGACCGGCTGCATGTCGAGATCGAGGCGACGCGCCTTGCCTATGCCGCCCGCGACGCCTGGATCGCCGATCCAGATAAGGCGGACGTCCCGGTCGACCACCTGCTGTCCGACGAATTGGCGGACAGGCTTGCGGCAATGATCGACCTGAGCAACGCGCTGACAGACCTGCCGCCCTTCGAAATGCCACTTCATCGCGATACCGTCTATATCTCGGTCGTCGATCGAAATCGGAATTCGGTAAGCTTCATCAACTCCATCTTTGACAGTTTCGGCGCCGGCCTCGTCTCGCCTCGCTCGGGTGTCATCCTGCATAATCGCGGCCAGAGCTTCTCGCTCAAGCCCGGTCATCCCAATCGGATCGGGCCATCGAAGCGGCCGCTTCACACGATCATCCCCGGCATGGTGACGCGCAACGGCAGGGTGGAAATGCCGTTCGGCGTCATGGGCGGCTACTATCAGGCGCTCGGCCATGCCCATCTGATATCCAAGGTCCTCGATTACGGAATGGACCTGCAGGAGGCGATCAATCTGCCGCGCCTGATGCCGACATCGGACGGAACAAGAGTGGAGGCAGAGCATACGATTGACGGTGCGGCTAAAGCCGAGCTCGAACGCAGAGGCTTCACTTTTTCTCCCGCGGATGAGCCGATCGGCGGCGCTCAGGCGATCCGGATCGATTGGGAGAACGGCACTTTGACCGGCGCGTCGGAACCAAGGAAAGACGGCATTGCTCTGGGGATTTAG
- a CDS encoding PLP-dependent aminotransferase family protein translates to MRPLHPKPQAFPLDMLAVNRSSPEHLSRQLYHGLVAIIRNRTLAPGSELPSTRALAAELGLGRNTIVSAYDQLVTEGYLANRQGARPVIVDLPDGPRETPAEASPVPLRAPSRRGEQLLSQPCHHGTPGRFAFHPGMPDHASFPFGVWGRLVARRASHGETLFGTYEVTGHPALKEAIAGYLYSARGVRCQAEQIVITTGAQAAFDLLARLLLDPGDTVWMEEPGYYGAKAAFTVAGAKILPIPVDQERGWRLDAPDFSPRLIYVTPACQHPLGITMRMEERLRLLDIAETANAWVIEDDFDGEYRFQGRPVPAIQSMDRSGRVIYVGTFAKLLFPALRIGFMVLPPDMAGRIANALSTTGQFAPLLLQAALADFITEGHMSRHLKRMRRIYAQRRQLFREIVAERLRDEITLSPAEAGIQVVGYLREGIDDIQVSQAAARRAINVSPLSKYFQNTAATQGLVLGYAACDAAQTREGVERLAAAIRETLGMPRATGRRPTA, encoded by the coding sequence ATGCGCCCCCTCCACCCCAAACCCCAAGCCTTCCCCCTCGACATGCTCGCCGTCAACCGCTCGAGCCCCGAGCACCTCTCCCGCCAGCTCTATCACGGCCTCGTCGCCATCATCCGCAACCGCACGCTGGCGCCGGGGTCGGAGCTGCCTTCGACGCGCGCTCTGGCCGCCGAGCTCGGCCTTGGCCGCAACACCATCGTCTCAGCCTACGACCAGCTCGTCACCGAAGGCTATCTCGCGAACCGCCAGGGCGCCCGCCCGGTGATCGTCGACCTGCCCGACGGCCCGCGCGAGACGCCGGCCGAAGCGTCGCCGGTGCCGCTGCGCGCGCCCTCGCGGCGCGGCGAGCAACTGCTCAGCCAGCCCTGCCACCACGGCACGCCGGGGCGCTTCGCCTTCCACCCCGGCATGCCGGATCACGCGAGCTTCCCCTTCGGAGTCTGGGGCCGGCTGGTCGCGCGCCGCGCCAGCCATGGCGAAACCCTGTTCGGCACCTATGAGGTGACCGGCCATCCGGCGCTGAAGGAGGCGATCGCCGGCTATCTCTATTCCGCGCGCGGCGTGCGCTGCCAGGCGGAGCAGATCGTCATCACCACCGGCGCGCAGGCCGCCTTCGATCTTCTCGCCCGCCTGCTGCTCGACCCCGGCGACACGGTGTGGATGGAGGAGCCCGGCTATTACGGCGCCAAGGCCGCCTTCACCGTGGCCGGCGCAAAAATCCTGCCCATCCCGGTCGATCAGGAACGCGGCTGGCGCCTCGACGCGCCGGATTTTTCGCCCCGCCTCATCTATGTGACGCCGGCCTGCCAGCATCCGCTCGGCATCACCATGCGTATGGAGGAGCGGCTGCGCCTGCTCGACATCGCCGAGACCGCCAACGCCTGGGTGATCGAGGACGATTTCGACGGCGAATACCGCTTTCAAGGCAGGCCCGTGCCGGCGATCCAGAGCATGGACCGCTCCGGCCGCGTCATCTATGTCGGCACCTTCGCCAAGCTGCTGTTCCCCGCGCTGCGCATCGGCTTCATGGTGCTGCCGCCCGACATGGCCGGCCGCATCGCCAACGCGCTCTCCACCACGGGCCAGTTCGCGCCGCTCCTGCTGCAGGCCGCGCTCGCCGATTTCATCACCGAAGGCCATATGAGCCGGCACCTCAAACGCATGCGCCGCATCTACGCCCAGCGCCGCCAGCTTTTCCGCGAGATCGTCGCCGAGCGCCTGCGCGACGAGATCACGCTCTCCCCCGCCGAAGCCGGCATCCAGGTGGTGGGCTATCTGAGGGAAGGCATCGACGACATCCAGGTCAGCCAGGCGGCAGCGAGGAGGGCCATCAACGTCTCGCCGCTGTCGAAATATTTCCAGAACACGGCGGCGACCCAAGGGCTGGTGCTGGGCTATGCGGCGTGCGACGCAGCACAGACGCGGGAGGGCGTGGAGCGGCTGGCGGCGGCGATACGCGAGACGCTGGGAATGCCGCGTGCGACTGGTCGCAGGCCAACCGCATAG
- the iolE gene encoding myo-inosose-2 dehydratase, producing MTTVRLGINPITWTNDDVPELGGDTPLETCLSETAEAGFAGTELGGKFPREARTLGPILDRYGLALVSGWYDGRICEREVDEEFEAIRPHLTLLKELGASHVVYADTSRGRHGAIHDPISQRPKLAAEEWKPYGEKITRLAERFADFGVDMAFHHHMGTIVETDAEIDMLMKMTGEAVGLLYDTGHCAFSGGDPEQLLRRHVGRVVHVHCKDVRPAVLKKARDTDMSFMGAVMEGIFTVPGDGAIDYASLLKILADKGYAGWLVVEAEQDPAKAHPLTYATMGYRNLRDLARKAGFTVDERKGLGASAERRGGR from the coding sequence ATGACGACAGTTCGACTTGGCATCAATCCGATCACCTGGACCAATGACGACGTGCCGGAACTGGGCGGCGACACGCCGCTCGAGACGTGCCTCAGCGAAACCGCGGAAGCGGGCTTTGCGGGAACGGAGCTCGGCGGCAAGTTCCCGCGCGAGGCCCGCACGCTCGGCCCCATCCTCGACCGTTACGGGCTGGCGCTGGTCTCCGGCTGGTATGACGGGCGCATCTGCGAACGCGAGGTGGACGAAGAATTCGAGGCGATCCGCCCGCATCTGACGCTGCTCAAGGAGCTCGGGGCGAGCCATGTCGTTTATGCCGACACCTCGCGCGGCCGCCATGGCGCGATCCACGACCCGATCTCGCAGCGGCCGAAGCTCGCAGCCGAGGAGTGGAAGCCCTACGGCGAAAAGATCACGCGGCTGGCCGAACGTTTTGCCGATTTCGGCGTCGACATGGCCTTTCACCATCATATGGGCACGATCGTCGAAACCGATGCCGAGATCGACATGCTGATGAAGATGACCGGCGAGGCGGTCGGGCTGCTCTACGACACCGGCCACTGCGCCTTCTCCGGCGGCGACCCGGAGCAGTTGCTGCGCCGGCATGTCGGCCGCGTCGTCCATGTCCATTGCAAGGACGTGCGCCCGGCGGTGCTGAAGAAGGCACGTGACACCGACATGAGCTTCATGGGCGCGGTGATGGAAGGCATCTTCACGGTGCCCGGCGACGGCGCGATCGACTATGCGAGCCTGCTGAAAATCCTCGCCGACAAGGGCTATGCCGGATGGCTGGTTGTGGAGGCCGAGCAGGACCCGGCCAAGGCGCATCCGCTGACCTATGCTACAATGGGCTACCGCAACCTGCGCGACCTCGCCCGCAAGGCCGGCTTCACGGTCGACGAGCGGAAGGGCTTGGGAGCAAGCGCGGAGCGGCGGGGAGGGCGATGA
- a CDS encoding ABC transporter ATP-binding protein → MSSVLFKSVVKNFGALNVLRSLDLAVPDHKFLALLGPSGCGKTTALRLLAGLDMPTAGKVFIGERDVTRLQPRDRDIAMVFQSYALYPQMTVAENIGYPLWIRGTPEAGRKAKIGEVAAILEIGHLLDRRPRQLSGGQRQRVALARAIVRDPAAFLMDEPLSNLDARLRLTMRGEIKRLCQRLSATTIYVTHDQVEALTMADLVAVMHGGELQQMAPPIDIYDRPANRFVATFVGNPPMNILPAALGEQGVIAGGRIVPLERTRLTQCRLAEIVEIGLRPEDCSVAQPGEPGALPGEIYVVEPMGNETLVNVRLEGGNVSVRAGRDFRGAVGESIGVAFDPANACFFNAAGLTAVHRVNSNGREK, encoded by the coding sequence ATGAGCTCGGTCCTGTTCAAAAGCGTGGTCAAGAATTTCGGCGCGCTCAACGTGCTGCGATCGCTCGACCTCGCCGTGCCGGACCACAAATTCCTCGCCCTGCTCGGCCCGTCGGGCTGCGGCAAGACGACGGCGCTGCGCCTCCTGGCCGGACTCGACATGCCGACCGCCGGCAAGGTCTTCATCGGCGAGCGCGACGTCACCCGGCTGCAGCCGCGCGACCGCGACATCGCCATGGTCTTCCAGAGCTACGCGCTCTACCCGCAGATGACGGTCGCCGAGAACATCGGCTATCCGCTGTGGATCCGCGGCACGCCCGAAGCCGGGCGAAAGGCCAAGATCGGCGAGGTCGCCGCCATCCTCGAAATCGGCCATCTGCTCGACCGACGGCCGCGCCAGCTCTCCGGCGGGCAGCGCCAGCGCGTGGCGCTGGCCCGCGCCATCGTGCGCGACCCGGCGGCCTTCCTGATGGACGAGCCGCTGTCCAATCTCGACGCGCGGCTGCGGCTCACCATGCGCGGCGAGATCAAGCGGCTCTGCCAGCGCCTCAGCGCCACCACCATCTACGTCACCCACGACCAGGTCGAGGCCCTGACGATGGCCGACCTCGTCGCAGTCATGCATGGCGGCGAGCTGCAGCAGATGGCGCCGCCCATCGACATCTACGACCGCCCGGCAAACCGTTTCGTCGCCACCTTCGTCGGCAACCCGCCGATGAACATCCTGCCGGCTGCGCTTGGCGAGCAAGGCGTGATCGCCGGCGGCAGGATCGTGCCGTTGGAGCGAACGCGGCTCACCCAATGCCGCCTGGCCGAGATCGTGGAGATCGGGCTGCGCCCGGAAGACTGCAGCGTCGCCCAGCCGGGCGAGCCGGGCGCGCTGCCCGGCGAAATCTATGTCGTCGAACCGATGGGCAACGAGACGCTGGTCAATGTCCGCCTCGAAGGCGGCAACGTCTCGGTACGGGCCGGCCGCGATTTCAGGGGCGCGGTCGGCGAAAGCATCGGCGTCGCCTTCGACCCGGCGAACGCCTGTTTCTTCAATGCGGCCGGCCTCACCGCCGTCCACAGGGTCAACAGCAATGGGAGAGAGAAATGA
- a CDS encoding extracellular solute-binding protein has product MMHSSRLTRRSVIKGGLGLALATTALTTLGLPISARAAGKKVIIGAFADGGLTPFKQKIIPLAKEQGFDIEFLEDEYGVTLEKWFADAQSGAGQYDLYLLDDPWVPQFGAANVLEDLGAGGIDGSDKDWIGSMIDMGYWPPQKGPRVKGFESAKPTLICVPFVGDLQTLTYRNDVFTDGAPKTWDDVIAKGKEGVAAGKIKYPVVFRGVSGNPIVTSWYPVFLSFGGSFFDDKWNPIFNSAEGKASADFFVGTMKQNAPNGVVEFDSDQEGAAILGGDAGAIIQYSGNALKADDPAQTKVAGKLDFGVVPKQQSAIGQMGIFIAGVPKSAPNKANSIEFLKWYVSAETQAKLSEAGSIPVKRSAFGIAKPGNRLIPVALQQLDAGSLPRPRTPDWAKVEELLGIELNKALQAGSGGGAALDTAAKQVKDYLTTAGYY; this is encoded by the coding sequence ATGATGCATTCCAGCAGACTTACTCGCCGCTCCGTCATCAAAGGCGGGCTCGGCCTGGCTTTAGCCACCACGGCCCTCACCACGCTCGGCTTGCCTATATCCGCCAGGGCAGCCGGCAAGAAGGTCATCATCGGCGCCTTCGCCGATGGCGGACTGACGCCGTTCAAGCAGAAGATCATCCCGCTCGCCAAGGAGCAGGGCTTCGACATCGAGTTCCTCGAGGATGAATATGGCGTGACGCTGGAGAAGTGGTTCGCCGACGCCCAGAGCGGCGCCGGCCAGTACGACCTCTATCTGCTCGACGATCCATGGGTGCCGCAGTTCGGCGCCGCCAACGTGCTCGAGGATCTCGGCGCCGGCGGCATCGACGGTTCCGACAAGGACTGGATCGGCTCGATGATCGACATGGGCTACTGGCCGCCGCAGAAAGGGCCGCGCGTCAAGGGCTTCGAAAGCGCCAAGCCGACACTGATCTGCGTGCCCTTCGTCGGCGACCTGCAGACGCTCACCTACCGCAACGACGTCTTCACCGACGGCGCGCCCAAGACCTGGGACGATGTCATCGCCAAGGGCAAGGAAGGAGTGGCGGCCGGCAAGATCAAGTACCCGGTCGTCTTCCGCGGCGTCTCCGGCAACCCCATCGTCACCAGCTGGTATCCGGTCTTCCTGTCGTTCGGCGGCTCCTTCTTCGACGACAAGTGGAACCCGATCTTCAATTCAGCGGAAGGCAAGGCATCGGCCGATTTCTTCGTCGGCACGATGAAGCAGAACGCGCCGAACGGCGTGGTCGAGTTCGATTCCGACCAGGAAGGTGCGGCGATCCTGGGCGGCGATGCCGGCGCCATCATCCAGTATTCGGGCAATGCGCTGAAGGCCGACGATCCCGCCCAGACCAAGGTGGCGGGCAAGCTCGATTTCGGCGTCGTGCCGAAGCAGCAGTCGGCGATCGGCCAGATGGGCATCTTCATCGCAGGCGTGCCGAAATCGGCGCCCAACAAGGCGAACTCGATTGAGTTCCTGAAATGGTACGTCAGCGCCGAAACCCAGGCCAAGCTGTCGGAAGCGGGCTCGATCCCGGTCAAGCGCAGCGCCTTCGGCATCGCCAAGCCGGGCAACCGGCTGATCCCGGTCGCGCTGCAGCAGCTCGACGCCGGCTCGCTGCCGAGGCCGCGCACGCCGGACTGGGCGAAGGTGGAGGAACTGCTCGGCATCGAGCTCAACAAGGCGCTGCAGGCCGGTTCCGGCGGCGGCGCCGCGCTCGACACAGCCGCCAAGCAGGTCAAGGACTACCTGACCACGGCCGGTTACTACTGA